In the genome of Candidatus Electrothrix rattekaaiensis, the window CTGTCCGTCAACCTGGGTATGGATCTCCCGTATTCCAGCTTGGGGAAACTTTACGCTCACCGCCTTGCCCTGCACCTCCAGTCCCTTACCGAAATTCCAACGTACCTGCTCCGCCTCCCCGCTCAGATTGTTCAGGCTGAAGCGCACTTCCTGATCAACACAGACCTGCTCCGGCCCTTGAATCTGCAACGCGGGCTGCCCAACAACAAAAATAGGGAGTTCAACCTGGGATCTGCTACAGGTCAATCCGGTGTCATCATCCTCCACGGTCAGGCGAACAGGATACTGGCCCGGCTTGGCAAAGCTGTGCTCAACAAACCAGCCTTCCCCCTGCTGACCGTCGCCGAAATCCCAATGCAGCTTTCTGATCACGCCGTCCTCATCCCTGCTCTCAACAGCAGAAAAATGGAGCAGGGTCTTGGGCAGCACGGCCTGTGGGGTTTCAAAATTCATCGCCTGTCCGGCCACAGACCAACGGATGCGGGGTACAGGCGGTTGGTTGATGTTGATTTCCCGGCTACTCTCCGAGCTGTTGCACACCGCATTCCCCGGCATATCGACCTTGAGACGTACTGTATAGATCCCTGCCCTGCCGTAACTGTGTGCTGCCGTGATCCTGTTACCTGTGCTGTCAGTGGTACCGTCGCCGAAATCCCAGCTGTATCGGGTCGCTTCTTTATTGACCGCAGCCGATTCCGAGGCATCAAAGGTTACTGCATCGCCAACACAGCCATTCCCTACTGTAAAGTCGGCCTGCGGAGCAGCCAGTACCCGTACCTTGCGCTCATCCTCAGCCTGATTATCGCACTTCCCCGACTCAGGGGTTTTAACGGCCAGTCTTGCCGAATACAGGCCGGGCTCTTTATAAATATGGTTGGTCTTTGCCACCACATCCGAGCTACCGTCGCCGAAATTCCAGGTGTAGCTGATGATGGGCCGCTCGCCGCCGCTAGAGGCAGTGCCGTCAAAGGCCACCGGTGTATTGCTGCATACCTCAATGTCCTCTCCGGCTCTGGCAACCGGGGCAGCAATGAGCTGAATATTCTTCCGGGCCTGACCCGCGTTGCATTTCAAACCGGAATCATCAAACACGGTTAGATTGATCGAATAATCGCCTGCCTTGTCATAGACCCGGACCGGATTGGCATCTTCCACTGTCTGGCCGTCCTGGCCGTCACCGAGATCCCAAACATAGCGCAACGGCCCGCTTTCTGGGTCACGGGAGAGCGTACCGTCAAACAGAACATATTCACCCACGCAGAACTGCTCGCCGTCGGTACGGATCACCGCCTGTGGTGGGCCATTAATCCGCACAGTGATCTGTTGCGTATCGCTGCTATTCCCCAAACCGGTATTATCATCCACCCGCAGGCGAACCGGATACAGGCCGGGGGCGGCAAACTGGTGACTGACCGTCATGCCTTGGCCCGTGCTCTTGTCACCAAAATCCCAGTGAAAGGCAAGTGGATCCTGATCCGAATCAATGCTGGCTGAGCCGTCAAAGGAGATCAGCTGCCCGCAGGTATGCACATCCTTGCCTGCATCGGCCTTGGGTGGGAAGTTGACCGCCACGGTTTGGCGGACTGTGGCACTGTCGTTGGTTGTGCCGCTGTCATCCTGCACTGTGAGCACGGCCTGATAGCGACCCGGCTTGGCATAAACATGTTTCACCTGCTGACCTTCGCTCTTGCTGCCATTTCTGAAATCCCAAAGATAGGCAGTAATGCTGCCGTCCGCATCCACTGAACCCGAGGCATCCAACAGGACCTCCTTACCCGGTTCCACCCGGGGCAGGGGCTGCATTCGGGCAATGGGCTGGTTATTGACAATCACAGTCAGCGAATCGCTGTGGCTCGCGTCATCGTTATCAATAACAGTCAAGCCGACCTGATACTGGCCGGGCTGGTTAAATTGATGAGCAAACTTTGCTCCTGTATATTTCTTCTCCTGTACCTGCCAAACAAAAGAGCTGATAGACCCATCAGGGTCCAGAGAACGACTACCGTCAAACTGCACCGTACCACCCGGAGCAATGAGCTGATCCGACCCAGCATCTGCCACTGGCGGTGCATTGACCCGAATTGCCTGCTGCACAACCTGGGTTGCGCTGGCCGTGCCTGAAGCATCTGTCACCTGAAGCTGGACCGTGTAGCTCCCTGGCAGGGGATAGACATGCCTGACCTGAACGCCTTCAGCCTTGCTGCCGTCCCCAAAATCCCAGGTGTAGGCAATAATGGCATCATCGGCATCGCTGGATCTGGAGGCATCAAAGACCACCTCACTGCTATTAACGATCTCCGGCACGGTCATCACCGGTACGGGCGGGGCATTAACACGCAGGGTCTGTTCGCAGGACTGGCTTGCATTCCCAACCCCGGAATCATCCTGTGTTGTCAAACGAACCGTGTAGCGACCCGGTTTTGCGTAAACATGCCCGACCTGACTGCCCTGGCCTGTTGTCCCATCACCAAAATCCCAGGCATAGGCGTTGATCTTGCCATCTGTATCACAGGAATTTGTCGCACTGAAGCTGACCGAGACATTAGCAGCAGCCACTTGGGTTGAAGTGGTAATAACCGGTTCCGGGGCCGCATTAATCCTGATGGTACCCTGTATCTCATTGGTGCTGTTACTGAGACCGGAGTCATCTGCCACCTGTAACCGGATCGTATATAAACCCGGCTCTTGCCAGCTCTGCTTGACCACCTCTCCACTGCCCGATGCACCCTGCTCGCCGAAGTCCCAGGTATAGGCTGTAATTGCGCCGTCACTGTCCAGGGAATCACGGGCATCCAGCACAACTTCTTCGCCCGGTGCCGCTACCGGCTTATAAGTGAACTGTGCCAGGGGAGCTGCATTGATCAGGATGCTGTGGTTGGCTTGATCAGTGGTGCAAAGGCCGGGGCCGTTATCTTCCACCAGCAAGCGCACTTCATGCACACCAGGACGATCAAAGCTGTACTCAATAACCGGACCATTATCCTCCCGATCCTTATCAAAAATCCAGCGATACCGGATGAGCTTGCCATCAGCATCAGCAGAGGCACTGCCGTCAAAGCGCACCTTTTCGCCAGGAACAGCACTGGCAGGGGCCGTAATTCGGGCCTTGGGCGGAGCGTTGATGGTCACCGGAACGTCCAGACTGGCCTGATTGGCAATAAAACCGGAATCATCCTGAACCGTAAGATGGGCTATGTAGGTTCCAGGCCCGTTAAAATCATGGGTAATCCGGCTCCCTGTATCAGTGCTGCCGTCTTCAAAATTCCAGGTAAAGGAAAGCTGGTCATTATCCTGGTCAATGGTACTGGAGGCATCCAGCACAGCGGTATTGCAACCGGATAACAGGGTCACCTTGACCTTTGGTTCCGGCACATGGTTGGCAGGGGCAAGAAAGGGCGGCAGGTCCAGAGGGATTTCCTGCCCCTGATCATCCTCTAGCCAGAGCTGGACATAATTTACCTTTTTTGAAGAAAGGAGCAGGGCTGCGGTCTTGCCCTTTTCCTCCTCCAGCAGAGGAAGCCGGGCATAATCAACAGTCTTATTGTTCGAGGCCTTGAGCGGAACCTTGGGGCGAACAGGAGAGGAGAAGGCGATACGACCACCATAGTTTGCAGTATCAGCATCAAAATTGGTGATATTGAGAAACTGGCTTGTTGCAGGCACGGTGAAACGAACCTCGGTGGCTAAAGACGGGGCACTGGGCACCTGCACATTTATTTCCGGAGTAAAGAGCCGGAGACCGGGAATCACCGTATTTTTCTTTTCATCGGCTGAAATGAAGAGCTGAAACTTGTTGTTGCCAGGACCGGAAATACCGTCCACGACGAGCTGAAAGAGAATCCGACCATCCGGGAGTCTGCCGTCCGTGGGATTAAGCGCTGCAATGGTCCGCCAACGGCTGTTATAAAATTTGTCTTCACCCAGCTCCAGCGCGGCGAGGGGAGATTGGCTTGGCAAGGGCTCGTCTATGGTACGCAGGCCTTGGTTGATATTTGCCCCACCGTAGACCAGATAACGCACCTTGGAATCCTTATACTCAAGATCAAGCGTGCCGCCGAAATCCGCATCAAAAACGCGGACAAAAAGTTTGCCAGCATAGCTGCTGTCCACAGAAAACGAAAAGACAAAACGCTGAAAGCTTTCCTCGGTGACGTCCGGGCCAGTGGTGATGAAGAAATTCTGCTTTTTTGCTGCTAGGGCATTGCCTGCGGAGAGCAGCAACAGCATGATGAGAAGGCAATACGCCATAAACGCCATAAACGCCATAAAGACTTGGGGCGCGGAGAAAGTGTTCCGACAAGCTGACAGGAAGTTTTTCAATTTCATTTTTTTTTCACGTTACGCTGGTGAGTTCTGCTCCATCTGTAAACGCAGATGCAGTTTTTCGCGTTCGATTTCAGCACGCAGTTCTTCTTCTGTGGGGAGGTAGAGTTTGTATTTTGAGGTAAAGAGCTGCTCATTGCCCTTCAAAACAGAGTATCGTGCAATATCCTGGTCAGTTTCCGTGCAGAGCACGATACCCAGAGTGGGGTTGTCGCCTTGACACCGTTCCCGATTATCAAACATACGCACGTACATGTCCATCTGCCCGACATCCTGATGGGTGATACGATGGGTCTTGAGATCAATAAGAACAAAGCATTTCAGGATATAATTATAAAAGACCAGATCAATATAATAGTCTCTTGCTTCGGTCCGAATCAATTTCTGGCGATCGACAAAGGCATATCCCTTGCCGAGTTCAAGCAGAAACTGCTGTAAATTATCAAGCAGGGCTTGTTCAAGCTGCTGTTCAGTATAGCCCTTGTTTGCCGGAAGGTTGAGGAATTCAAGCACTGCCGGACTTTTGATAAATTCGAATTTATCCTGTTGCAGTGCCTTTGTTTTTTCAAGCATTTCCTGCCTGACCGGTTCCTGATTCGGCGATTTCAGCAGGCGTTCGTAATACAGCGTGGAGATATTACGATCAAGGGTGCGGACACTCCAGTTGTTCTCAGCGGTTTCTTTGATGTAATAGGCGCGGGCTCGGGGATCGGCAATCTTGAGTATGAGAACAATGTGTGACCAGCTTAAACGGGTAAACAAGAGAGATACTGTATTTTTCTCCGTTTCATCAGGCAGAACCCCGAATTGGTCAGACGCTGTCTGACTTTTTGATGTATCAGGGTCGGGAGGCAGTAATTCGCGAATTTTTTTACTGGGAAAAATAAGATAGAATTGTCGGAACAGTTTAATATTGGTGGTAGAAAAACCCTTGCCAAACTCAGCCGTTAACTCTTTGGACAAGGTTTTCACGATCTGTTTGCCGTACTGCGCCCGCTCCTGCCCGTTTTGCTCCTCTTCGACAATCCTTTTGCCGATCAGCCAATATGCCTGAACCATAGCCGTATTTACGGAGGAATAGGCCCGGCTTCTGGCCTGAGCAACAATTTCCCGTATATCCGAGAGCAGAGGGGGCACACTTGTTCCTGGTGGCTGTTCTATTCCATCTTCTTTTGGCATAATCTACACGATGCTTTGGCTTATCTTTCTACCTTCCCACAAGTGCGTAAGGTGCCCAATCTTTCACGGGTCTGCCGTTACAAAAAATCAGTCTTTCTTTTTAAATAACTCCAAGATACCAAGGAATTCTCCCGGTTCATGAACAGGCAAGGATGCCTTTGCAAAATCCTTGGTATTTCTCGTAACAATATGCTGTGCTCCCGCATGAACAGCCGCCTCATGGAGAACCGCATCTTCAAAATCTTTAAATTCGGTGGCAAAGGCATTTTCAAGAACCAGTCGGTTGACCGGAGCTATGGCGAACAGGGAAAGTAAGGATTGAACATGTCGGGAAGCCACTTCCTTATCAAGCATTTTTGTGCAGAGATAATGGATGGTTGTTATTGTGGTGGCACAGGCGAAACCGATAATTTCCGACTGCTCCACTTTTGCCATGAGGAGGGCCGCATCAGTCGAGAACGGTTCTCTGTCCAACAGGACATCCAGAATGACATTGGTATCAAAGATTACTTTCACAAATGCTTTTCTTCTAGGTATTTTTTGTAATCATCCTCTTCGAGATCGTCCTTTTTCAAAGCTCCCTTGAGTGATCGTACTGTGTGGGGCAGTGCCTGTCCCCTTTCCTGGTTTTTATGTAATGATTCTAAAACCTTTTGCAAATCGTTTATTGCCTGAGTGACATTCTTGATTCTTTCAGTTGCATCATCAATAAGTGAGCCTTCAGGAGTCTGCCAAGCACCGTGGGCTTTGCCTTTACCTCTTTTGATTTGCAAGTCGTTCAGTACTCCATGAATAGCCGGAACTTTACTTTCGTATCCTGAATTTATTAAAATAAATTTTAATAAACCAAGCGTGCCCATCTGCTTGTTTGTATTCCCTAAGCCTACAGCTATCTTACTCAATGGCTTTTTCAAGAGCCCTTCATTGGTAGTGTTGGCAAGCGCAATAATAAAGTCATGCCATTCATTTGCGTTCTCAGAGTTGACGTAATGTAAGCCCTTCGCTGCTGTTTCCCAGCTTCCTCCTTTTGGTTGCCAAATG includes:
- a CDS encoding PKD domain-containing protein; this encodes MKLKNFLSACRNTFSAPQVFMAFMAFMAYCLLIMLLLLSAGNALAAKKQNFFITTGPDVTEESFQRFVFSFSVDSSYAGKLFVRVFDADFGGTLDLEYKDSKVRYLVYGGANINQGLRTIDEPLPSQSPLAALELGEDKFYNSRWRTIAALNPTDGRLPDGRILFQLVVDGISGPGNNKFQLFISADEKKNTVIPGLRLFTPEINVQVPSAPSLATEVRFTVPATSQFLNITNFDADTANYGGRIAFSSPVRPKVPLKASNNKTVDYARLPLLEEEKGKTAALLLSSKKVNYVQLWLEDDQGQEIPLDLPPFLAPANHVPEPKVKVTLLSGCNTAVLDASSTIDQDNDQLSFTWNFEDGSTDTGSRITHDFNGPGTYIAHLTVQDDSGFIANQASLDVPVTINAPPKARITAPASAVPGEKVRFDGSASADADGKLIRYRWIFDKDREDNGPVIEYSFDRPGVHEVRLLVEDNGPGLCTTDQANHSILINAAPLAQFTYKPVAAPGEEVVLDARDSLDSDGAITAYTWDFGEQGASGSGEVVKQSWQEPGLYTIRLQVADDSGLSNSTNEIQGTIRINAAPEPVITTSTQVAAANVSVSFSATNSCDTDGKINAYAWDFGDGTTGQGSQVGHVYAKPGRYTVRLTTQDDSGVGNASQSCEQTLRVNAPPVPVMTVPEIVNSSEVVFDASRSSDADDAIIAYTWDFGDGSKAEGVQVRHVYPLPGSYTVQLQVTDASGTASATQVVQQAIRVNAPPVADAGSDQLIAPGGTVQFDGSRSLDPDGSISSFVWQVQEKKYTGAKFAHQFNQPGQYQVGLTVIDNDDASHSDSLTVIVNNQPIARMQPLPRVEPGKEVLLDASGSVDADGSITAYLWDFRNGSKSEGQQVKHVYAKPGRYQAVLTVQDDSGTTNDSATVRQTVAVNFPPKADAGKDVHTCGQLISFDGSASIDSDQDPLAFHWDFGDKSTGQGMTVSHQFAAPGLYPVRLRVDDNTGLGNSSDTQQITVRINGPPQAVIRTDGEQFCVGEYVLFDGTLSRDPESGPLRYVWDLGDGQDGQTVEDANPVRVYDKAGDYSINLTVFDDSGLKCNAGQARKNIQLIAAPVARAGEDIEVCSNTPVAFDGTASSGGERPIISYTWNFGDGSSDVVAKTNHIYKEPGLYSARLAVKTPESGKCDNQAEDERKVRVLAAPQADFTVGNGCVGDAVTFDASESAAVNKEATRYSWDFGDGTTDSTGNRITAAHSYGRAGIYTVRLKVDMPGNAVCNSSESSREININQPPVPRIRWSVAGQAMNFETPQAVLPKTLLHFSAVESRDEDGVIRKLHWDFGDGQQGEGWFVEHSFAKPGQYPVRLTVEDDDTGLTCSRSQVELPIFVVGQPALQIQGPEQVCVDQEVRFSLNNLSGEAEQVRWNFGKGLEVQGKAVSVKFPQAGIREIHTQVDGQPGPVMSVQVLRLPEFVVPEQLTVLAGEEVRIAPLVSQKTGVQPLFRWESGDGTVVEERQENVFQHVYSEPGKYTVRLHLKGGAEMPACLAAEKEIAVIVLSPPEVNIHYEPEQVFSGGARDEVIFQAKLRKGQGNWTYHWDFGDKGKGEGATVSHVFQKPSTYTVTLKLINGDGVARKPYSLSRKIVVQGRGEKP
- a CDS encoding PDDEXK nuclease domain-containing protein, giving the protein MPKEDGIEQPPGTSVPPLLSDIREIVAQARSRAYSSVNTAMVQAYWLIGKRIVEEEQNGQERAQYGKQIVKTLSKELTAEFGKGFSTTNIKLFRQFYLIFPSKKIRELLPPDPDTSKSQTASDQFGVLPDETEKNTVSLLFTRLSWSHIVLILKIADPRARAYYIKETAENNWSVRTLDRNISTLYYERLLKSPNQEPVRQEMLEKTKALQQDKFEFIKSPAVLEFLNLPANKGYTEQQLEQALLDNLQQFLLELGKGYAFVDRQKLIRTEARDYYIDLVFYNYILKCFVLIDLKTHRITHQDVGQMDMYVRMFDNRERCQGDNPTLGIVLCTETDQDIARYSVLKGNEQLFTSKYKLYLPTEEELRAEIEREKLHLRLQMEQNSPA
- a CDS encoding PIN domain-containing protein, with the protein product MKVIFDTNVILDVLLDREPFSTDAALLMAKVEQSEIIGFACATTITTIHYLCTKMLDKEVASRHVQSLLSLFAIAPVNRLVLENAFATEFKDFEDAVLHEAAVHAGAQHIVTRNTKDFAKASLPVHEPGEFLGILELFKKKD